A window of Lepus europaeus isolate LE1 chromosome 11, mLepTim1.pri, whole genome shotgun sequence contains these coding sequences:
- the METTL3 gene encoding N6-adenosine-methyltransferase catalytic subunit, which translates to MSDTWSSIQAHKKQLDSLRERLQRRRKQDSGHLDLRNPEAALSPTFRSDSPVPAAPTSGGSKSSTTSAIPELATDPELEKKLLHHLSDLTLTLPTDAVSIRLAISTPDAPATQDGVESLLQKFAAQELIEVKRGLLQDDAHPTLVTYADHSKLSAMMGAVAEKKGPGEGAGTIAGQKRRAEQDSTTAAAFASSLASGLASSASEPAKEPAKKSRKHAASDVDLEIESLLNQQSTKEQQSKKVSQEILELLNTTTAKEQSIVEKFRSRGRAQVQEFCDYGTKEECMKASDADRPCRKLHFRRIINKHTDESLGDCSFLNTCFHMDTCKYVHYEIDACMDSEAPGSKDHTPSQELALTQSVGGDSSADRLFPPQWICCDIRYLDVSILGKFAVVMADPPWDIHMELPYGTLTDDEMRRLNIPVLQDDGFLFLWVTGRAMELGRECLNLWGYERVDEIIWVKTNQLQRIIRTGRTGHWLNHGKEHCLVGVKGNPQGFNQGLDCDVIVAEVRSTSHKPDEIYGMIERLSPGTRKIELFGRPHNVQPNWITLGNQLDGIHLLDPDVVARFKQRYPDGIISKPKNL; encoded by the exons ATGTCGGACACGTGGAGCTCTATCCAAGCCCACAAGAAGCAGCTGGACTCGCTGCGGGAGAGGCTGCAGCGGAGGCGAAAGCAGGACTCGGGGCATTTGG ATCTAAGGAATCCAGAGGCAGCACTGTCCCCAACCTTCCGTAGTGACAGCCCCGTGCCTGCTGCACCCACCTCTGGTGGCTCCAAGTCTAGCACAACTTCAGCAATTCCTGAATTAGCTACAGATCCTGAGTTAGAGAAGAAGCTGCTGCATCATCTCTCTGATCTGACCTTAACACTGCCCACTGATGCTGTATCCATCCGTCTTGCCATCTCCACG CCAgatgcccctgccactcaagatGGAGTGGAAAGCCTCCTGCAGAAGTTTGCAGCCCAGGAGTTGATTGAGGTAAAGCGAGGTCTCCTACAAGATGATGCGCATCCCACTCTTGTGACCTATGCTGACCATTCCAAGCTGTCTGCCATGATGGGAGCTGTGGCAGAAAAGAaaggccctggggagggagcagggactATTGCAGGGCAGAAGCGGCGTGCAGAACAGGACTCAACAACAGCAGCTGCCTTTGCTAGCTCTTTAGCCTCTGGACTGGCCTCTTCGGCATCGGAACCAGCCAAGGAGCCAGCCAAGAAGTCAAGGAAACATGCTGCCTCAGATGTTGATCTGGAGATAGAGAGCCTTCTGAACCAGCAGTCCACTAAGGAACAACAGAGCAAGAAG GTCAGTCAGGAGATCCTAGAGCTGTTAAATACTACAACAGCCAAGGAACAGTCCATTGTTGAAAAGTTTCGCTCACGAGGTCGGGCCCAAGTGCAAGAATTCTGTGACTATGGAACCAAGGAAGAGTGCATGAAAGCCAGTGATGCCGATCGACCCTGTCGCAAGCTGCACTTCAG ACGAATTATCAATAAACACACTGATGAATCTTTAGGTGACTGTTCTTTCCTGAACacgtgtttccacatggatacctGCAAATATGTTCACTATGAAATTGATGCTTGCATGGATTCTGAGGCTCCTGGCAGCAAAGACCATACACCAAGCCAGGAACTTGCTCTTACACAGAGTGTTGGAGGTGACTCTAGTGCAGATCGACTCTTCCCACCTCAG TGGATCTGTTGTGATATCCGCTACCTGGACGTCAGTATCTTGGGCAAGTTTGCAGTTGTGATGGCTGACCCACCCTGGGATATTCACATGGAGCTGCCCTATGGGACCCTGACAGATGATGAGATGCGCAGGCTCAACATACCAGTACTGCAGGATGatggctttctcttcctctggGTCACAGGCAG GGCCATGGAATTGGGCAGAGAATGTTTGAATCTCTGGGG TTATGAACGTGTAGATGAAATTATCTGGGTGAAGACAAATCAACTGCAACGCATCATTCGGACAGGCCGGACAGGTCACTGGTTGAACCATGGAAAAGAACACTGCTTG GTTGGTGTTAAAGGAAATCCCCAAGGCTTCAACCAGGGTCTAGACTGTGATGTGATCGTAGCTGAG GTTCGTTCCACTAGTCACAAACCAGATGAAATCTATGGCATGATCGAGAGACTGTCCCCTGGCACTCGCAAGATTGAGTTATTTGGACGACCACATAATGTGCAACCCAACTG GATCACCCTTGGAAACCAATTGGATGGGATCCACCTGCTAGACCCAGATGTGGTTGCACGGTTCAAACAAAGGTATCCAGATGGTATCATCTCTAAACCTAAGAATTTATAG
- the TOX4 gene encoding TOX high mobility group box family member 4 isoform X2: protein MEFPGGNDNYLTITGPSHPFLSGAETFHTPSLGDEEFEIPPISLDSDPSLAVSDVVGHFDDLADPSSSQDGSFSAQYGVQTLDMPVGMTHGLMEQGGGLLSGGLTMDLDHSIGTQYSANPPVTIDVPMTDMTSGLMGHSQLTTIDQSELSSQLGLSLGGGTILPPAQSPEDRLSTTPSPTGSLHEDGVEDFRRQLPSQKTVVVEAGKKQKAPKKKKKKDPNEPQKPVSAYALFFRDTQAAIKGQNPNATFGEVSKIVASMWDSLGEEQKQVYKRKTEAAKKEYLKALAAYKDNQECQATVETVELDPAPPSQTPSPPPMATIDPASPAPAPTEPPALSPSIVVNSTLSSYVANQASSGAGGQPNITKLIITKQMLPSSITMSQGGMVTVIPATVVTSRGLQLGQTSTATIQPSQQAQIVTRSVLQAAAAAAASMQLPPPRLQPPPLQQMPQPPTQQQVTILQQPPPLQAMQQPPPQKVRINLQQQPPPLQIKNVPPPTLKMQTTLVPVAVETSPERPMNSSPEAHTVEATSPETICEMITDVVPEVESPTQMDVELVSGSPVTLSPQPRCVRSGCENPPVVSKDWDNEYCSNECVVKHCRDVFLAWVASRNANTVVFVK, encoded by the exons ACATTCCATACACCAAGCTTGGGTGATGAGGAATTTGAAATCCCGCCTATCTCCTTGGATTCTGATCCTTCACTGGCTGTCTCTGATGTGGTTGGCCACTTTGATGACCTGGCAGACCCTTCCTCCTCACAGGATGGCAGTTTTTCGGCCCAGTATGGGGTCCAGACATTGGATATGCCTGTGGGCATGACCCATGGCTTGATGGAGCAGGGCGGGGGGCTCCTGAGTGGGGGCTTGACCATG gacttggaccattctatAGGAACTCAGTATAGCGCCAACCCACCTGTTACAATTGATGTACCAATGACAGACATGACATCTGGCTTGATGGGGCATAGCCAGTTGACCACCATTGATCAGTCAGAACTGAGTTCTCAACTTGGTTTGAGTTTAGGGGGTGGCAccatcctgccccctgcccagtcACCTGAGGATCGTCTTTCAACCACCccttcacctactggttcacttcatgAGGATGGTGTAGAGGACTTCCGGAGG CAACTCCCCAGCCAGAAGACAGTGGTTGTAGAAGCAGGGAAAAAACAGAAGGctccaaagaagaagaaaaaaaaagatcctaatgAACCTCAGAAACCAGTTTCAGCGTATGCTTTATTTTTTCGTGATACACAGGCTGCCATCAAGGGACAGAATCCCAATGCTACCTTTGGAGAGGTTTCCAAAATTgtagcatccatgtgggacagtCTTGGAGAGGAGCAAAAACAG GTGTATAAGAGGAAAACTGAAGCTGCCAAGAAAGAGTATCTGAAGGCTCTAGCTGCTTATAAAGACAACCAAGAATGCCAG GCCACTGTGGAAACAGTGGAATTGGATCCAGCACCACCATCACAGACTCCTTCTCCACCTCCTATGGCTACTATTGACCCAGCATCTCCAGCACCAGCTCcaacagagccccctgccctttccccttccattgtTGTTAACTCCACTCTTTCATCCTATGTGGCAAACCAGGCATcttctggggctgggggccagcccaATATCACCAAATTGATTATTACTAAACAGATGTTGCCCTCTTCTATTACGATGTCTCAAGGAGGGATGGTTACAGTTATCCCAGCCACAGTGGTGACCTCCCGGGGGCTCCAACTAGGCCAAACCAGCACAGCTACTATCCAGCCCAGTCAACAAGCCCAGATTGTCACTCGGTCAGTattacaggcagcagcagcagctgctgcttcAATGCAGCTGCCTCCACCCCGACTACAGCCGCCTCCATTACAACAGATGCCTCAGCCCCCGACGCAGCAGCAAGTTACCATACTTCAGCAGCCGCCTCCACTTCAGGCCATGCAACAGCCACCACCTCAGAAAGTTCGAATCAATTTACAGCAACAGCCACCTCCTCTGCAGATCAAGAATGTGCCTCCGCCCACTCTGAAAATGCAGACTACCTTAGTCCCAGTAGCCGTGGAAACTAGCCCTGAGCGGCCTATGAACAGCAGCCCTGAGGCCCACACGGTGGAGGCAACCTCGCCAGAGACAATATGTGAAATGATCACAGATGTTGTTCCTGAG GTGGAGTCTCCTACTCAGATGGATGTTGAATTGGTGAGTGGGTCTCCTGTGACACTCTCACCCCAGCCTCGATGTGTGAGGTCTGGTTGTGAGAATCCTCCCGTTGTGAGTAAGGACTGGGATAACGAGTACTGCAGCAATGAGTGTGTGGTGAAGCATTGCAG ggATGTATTCTTGGCCTGGGTAGCCTCTAGAAATGCAAATACAGTTGTGTTTGTGAAATAG